In the genome of Zootoca vivipara chromosome 6, rZooViv1.1, whole genome shotgun sequence, the window AGGAAAGGTGAGGACGCTCGGACTGTCTCTGGGCTTGGCTATTGCTGGGACCTTGTGGGGGTCAGGGGAGAGTTGGCGTTGTGTTTCACTTCCTTCAAATGGAGGGTTGTCTGAGAAATAAGAGCTGCCCAAAGCATAAGCTTGCAGGGTGGTAGTGCCTTCAGTTTTCTGCTGATTCTGGCCACTAGGTGGCTTTGGAGGGAAAGTGCTGAGAATGCTGAGGGAAggcaccacaagggtcatctagtccaacccactgcaatgcaggaatccacaTTTTTCCCATTGTGGGGCTTGAGCCCACAACACTTGAGAcgaagagcctcatgctctactgactgagctatcccagatgaATGCTGCTTGGTTCTGCTCTCCCAGCCAGTCTCACTTGGGCCCTGCTGATCCAGCTGCCAGGAGACGGCTGGAGCCCAGGGCTGCTGCCTCAGTTCCTCGTGTGTTTCTTGCAGGAGTGTTGGTGCTTGCGAGAAGGGGAATTGAACCGTCTGCGGTGGGAGTGGTAGAGGAACACGCAGGGGGGAGGCCTTTTGGGTTTTATTGCATGCTGACGGTTCCTTGACTATAAACATTGTTTGAGGTGTGTTTTCTGTAACTTGTGCTTTGCATGTGCCTGTTTTCGGCCAGGTGAGGGTTCTCAGCCCCTCTGCAAAGAGTGGGACCCCTTATTTCCCCCTCTGCTTCTCTCCCTTTCAACAGCAGGAAATCCAAGTCTCCCCCTAAAGTGCCCATTGTGATCCAGGACGACAGCCTTCCCTCGGGGCCGCCTCCGCAGATCCGGATCTTAAAGCGGCCTACGAGCAACGGGGTGCTCAGCAACCCCAACTCTGCCAGCCGGCCAGCCCTCCCGGTGAAGACATTGGCACAGAGGGAGGCCGAATACGCCGAAGCCCGGAAGCGGATCCTGGGCAGCGCCAGCCCGGAGGAGGAGCAGGACAAGCCCATCCTCGACAGGTGCAGGGCTGTGGCAGCAACAGCGGGGGCCCTGATCTCCTCCAGCAAGAGGCCCAGACAAGCTGGAGTTCCCCCTCTGGGGCATGGTGCTGGTGGGACTGGGGCTCAGGAGGAGATGGAGGCACATTGGCTGGCCCCTTTTTTGCCTTGAGGGGAGCTCTTCCGCCCCAGCAAGCAGGCATGTGTCATGTGCTAGCTGGGAATGGGGACCCACCAGGGGCTCAGCTGTTGTCCAGCTGCTTGTGTTGTGAGAGACAAAGAAGCTCTTGGGGtgtcccctctgcccccccaagtgcagcaggcagtggcggaggaagggggtgcgccccgccctgggtgtcatcactgatgGGGGGGgttcacaaaactttttaggagtgacatGATGGCTTAGGCACCTGCAGGTTCTGTGCTGACTGAAACGTCAGTGTGGGACTTGCgtctgcctactgcctctccctcagccgccctacagctgagggggaggcggcagagagGCTCCAAGCATCGGAgaggctcgccccgcccccagctgcaggacACGCCCCTGCATCAGGCATctgagcggctagctacgccgctggcaGCAGGCTTAGTTTGACAATCCCAAGCCAGCCCTACTGGAGACAGATGAGGAGCTTGGCTTGTACCCGCTCTCCTTTCTAGCCGGAAGGTGGGAGGTTGCATCCCCTGAACCCAGACCTCTCAGAAAGGGAACTACTGTCCTGAGCCCGTGGCCTCCAGGGGAATTGCCTATTTCATGTTGCCTGTGGGCCCTTTGCTCAGCCATGCTGGGAGTCCCCTCTGTGCGAGTCTCTGGAGTGCTGCGTTGCGTTGCCGTCCTCTTAAggctgccttctttctctttctcttgacAGGCCCACAAGAATCTCCCAGCCGGAGGAGGCCCGGCAACCCAGCAATGTGATCCGGCAGCCGCTGGGCCCCGACGGCTCACAGGGCTTCAAGCAGCGCAGATAGGAATGGCCGTCTGGCCGACTTGGCGGCACGAGAGCGGGCACCTCCCCCATCCTGggctgtgtggtggtggtggcagtggacaCACGAACCTGAGCAGGGGGAAACTACCCGGGTGACTTGCACTGtgatctccttcccccccccctttgctctgcCTCCTGTGCCCTTCTGCCCCTGGCACTGTGACCCCCGCCTGCCGCTTCCCCCACTGGGATTGGCATACTGAGAGGGCAGGGGCAGGGCAGAGCAGGCTCCTCCAGGTTGCTGGGCTTGCCCGCACAGCCACGCCTGCCAAAGCCAGCACcagcaataatagtaataataaacgtTTGCGTCTCCGGGCGGGATGGCAGAAGGGCCGGGCGGCATTCTGCTTCTGGGAATGTGCATGTCTGTCCAGGTTGCTTGAGGAGCGAGGAGATAGGCTCAGCGGGAGGCGTGCACAGAACTGCATTTGTTTGCTTTCTGGGAAACGGAGGGGAAGAAGACGCCAGTGACGAAGGGGCGGGTGTGTTTGCTGTTTGGCTTGTTTTATCTCAGAAGCGGGGATTGGTATAGTTCGAAGAGAAGCGAAATGGATTTTGAGGCGCTTCAGATAGTAGTGGGGAAAGGTTTTAACGTGTCCGGCTTCCCCTATCTGCTGCTGCGAAGCAGATGGAAAGGGCTCTCAGTTGCCTGTGTGGTGGGCTTTGGCGAGGCCTCTGGCTTGGGGTGACTCGGCTTGGCCTGCACGCCTGGCCTGGAGGGCGGAGGGGCCGTGACCGGTGCCTCCCTCAACTGCTTGTGCTGCTTCCAGGCGGAGGGTGGGCAGGTGCTTTTTTGCCACTGGGGCGATGAGTTTCCCCGGCCTTAGACTAGTTTAGTTTCCCTGCTGCTGTCCTCTGCTGAGGCCATgaaaagggatgg includes:
- the SZRD1 gene encoding SUZ domain-containing protein 1 isoform X2; the encoded protein is MEDEEVAESWEEAADSGEIDRRLEKKLKITQKESRKSKSPPKVPIVIQDDSLPSGPPPQIRILKRPTSNGVLSNPNSASRPALPVKTLAQREAEYAEARKRILGSASPEEEQDKPILDRPTRISQPEEARQPSNVIRQPLGPDGSQGFKQRR